Proteins found in one Terribacillus sp. DMT04 genomic segment:
- a CDS encoding AI-2E family transporter yields the protein MPDFQRTKQGKFRKFFLNNKFVIAMLILFIIGLNILVYSHVSFIFTPIVVIVKTVILPIILTGIVYYLTVPIVNYLEKKRIKRVYSIIALYLVIVGLLTILIVSVIPVLKEQTLSLINNSTEYFDQGVDIVQSITGSNIVNQLQQSGNFDLNQILNELQTRGTSLLNNLFANLTSFVGAVTEVVIAIVTVPFILFYLLKDGKKLPAYILKLLPVRFRSQTFEVMSEMNHQISSYIRGQIIVSFVIGILLYIGYLIIGLEYAPVLAVIAAFTSVVPYLGPAIAITPAIIIAIVTSPFMLLKLVIVWTVVQLVEGKLITPQIMGRNIRVHPITIIFVILTAGNLFGVVGVILAVPGYAILKVIVTHTFHWFKKRSHLYEEKTK from the coding sequence ATGCCAGATTTTCAAAGAACCAAGCAGGGGAAATTTCGCAAATTTTTCTTGAACAATAAATTTGTAATTGCCATGCTGATTCTGTTTATTATCGGTTTGAATATATTAGTTTATTCGCATGTATCCTTTATATTTACACCAATTGTTGTCATTGTAAAGACAGTGATATTACCTATCATACTTACCGGAATCGTCTATTACTTGACAGTTCCAATCGTCAACTATTTAGAAAAGAAACGTATCAAACGAGTTTACTCGATTATCGCCCTTTATCTTGTGATCGTTGGACTGCTGACGATTCTAATCGTTTCTGTTATTCCAGTGTTGAAGGAACAGACATTAAGTCTTATTAACAATAGTACAGAGTATTTTGACCAAGGTGTTGACATTGTTCAATCAATAACTGGCAGCAATATTGTTAATCAATTACAGCAATCTGGTAATTTTGATCTGAACCAAATTCTGAATGAGCTGCAAACACGCGGAACAAGCTTATTGAATAATTTATTCGCCAATTTGACTAGCTTTGTTGGTGCTGTAACAGAAGTAGTTATAGCTATCGTTACTGTGCCTTTCATCCTCTTCTATTTACTGAAGGATGGTAAGAAACTTCCTGCATATATTCTGAAACTGCTTCCGGTTCGCTTCCGCAGCCAAACCTTCGAAGTGATGTCTGAAATGAACCATCAGATTAGTTCTTACATACGCGGTCAGATTATTGTCAGCTTTGTCATCGGTATTCTTTTATATATCGGCTATTTGATTATTGGTCTGGAATACGCACCCGTGCTTGCTGTTATCGCAGCATTTACAAGTGTCGTACCCTACCTCGGTCCAGCTATTGCGATCACTCCTGCGATCATCATTGCAATTGTCACGTCGCCGTTTATGCTGCTAAAGCTTGTTATCGTCTGGACGGTTGTACAGTTAGTGGAAGGAAAATTAATCACACCGCAGATTATGGGGCGCAACATTCGCGTACATCCGATTACGATTATCTTTGTTATTCTGACAGCCGGAAACCTATTTGGCGTCGTCGGTGTTATTCTCGCAGTACCTGGATATGCGATTTTGAAAGTAATTGTCACGCATACATTCCATTGGTTTAAGAAAAGATCTCATCTGTATGAGGAAAAAACAAAATAA
- a CDS encoding YpzG family protein, producing the protein MSKFDRFSKYGTINSIIQSPRSSAKHANNQVNGETRRTQTDMIVATQSTKNNRK; encoded by the coding sequence ATGTCCAAGTTTGATCGTTTTTCCAAGTATGGCACCATTAATTCCATTATTCAATCCCCTCGCTCATCCGCGAAGCATGCGAATAATCAGGTGAACGGGGAAACACGTCGAACACAAACCGATATGATCGTCGCTACTCAATCAACGAAGAATAACCGCAAATAA
- the recX gene encoding recombination regulator RecX: MVKIAKITTQKNNIGRYNIFLDDGKGEKFGFGLDEDLLIRSGIAKGKEMSEEALQSLIEKDAAHKCFTLALQYLSYRMRSKKEIKTYLLKKEQHPDHVEEALRRLEEQGYTDDAAFAGAFVRTKVNTTSKGPLVIRKELQEKGIAGKIADDAMTFYSFEKELEKAVKLANTKLQSKSKKSQQEKRQLAQQQLLSKGFTSSAAKEAVSQALSEAEPDVDAELDAVRYQGDKLVRKYVQKAEGYELVQKIKMGLYRKGFSMDLIQRYLEEAKEQDLY; encoded by the coding sequence ATGGTGAAAATCGCGAAAATCACGACCCAGAAAAATAACATTGGCCGCTATAACATTTTCCTTGATGATGGTAAGGGCGAGAAATTCGGCTTTGGTCTAGATGAAGACCTTCTCATACGCAGCGGAATTGCGAAAGGGAAAGAAATGTCCGAAGAAGCACTTCAATCTCTCATTGAAAAAGATGCTGCTCATAAGTGCTTTACCCTGGCACTACAATATTTAAGCTACCGTATGCGTTCGAAAAAAGAAATAAAGACATATTTGCTAAAAAAAGAGCAGCATCCTGACCATGTGGAGGAAGCTTTGCGAAGACTTGAAGAACAGGGGTATACGGATGATGCTGCTTTCGCTGGTGCCTTTGTCCGGACAAAAGTAAATACAACGAGCAAAGGGCCGCTTGTAATTCGCAAAGAACTGCAGGAAAAAGGCATTGCCGGTAAAATTGCGGATGATGCCATGACCTTTTATAGTTTTGAAAAAGAACTCGAAAAAGCTGTTAAGCTGGCAAACACTAAGCTGCAGTCCAAGTCAAAAAAATCCCAACAAGAAAAGCGTCAGCTTGCGCAGCAGCAGCTACTCTCAAAAGGATTCACATCTTCTGCAGCAAAAGAAGCTGTTTCCCAGGCGCTGTCAGAAGCAGAACCAGATGTTGATGCCGAACTGGACGCTGTCCGCTATCAAGGAGACAAGCTGGTGCGTAAGTATGTACAAAAAGCAGAAGGCTATGAGCTGGTGCAGAAAATAAAGATGGGACTGTACCGGAAAGGCTTCTCAATGGATTTGATACAGAGATATCTGGAAGAAGCAAAGGAACAAGATCTTTACTGA
- a CDS encoding LTA synthase family protein: MKKLLASKKGFFALAVIFLWAKTYFSYQTVFNLDITNAMQEFLLVLNPLSASIVFLGLAFLAKGQRMGVWLLVIDFLMSFLLYANVLYYRFFNDFVTLPTLKQTDNLGSGMGGSIFGLMEGYDFVYFIDIVLLIVLYVITRKNWSTERLAFRKTAMVVISGVALFAVNLGLAEADRPQLLQRTFDRTYLVKYLGPYNYTIYDAIQNAKTSTQRVMASPNDMNEVKEYTDANYAEPNPEYFGKAEGMNVIKIHLESFQSFLIDYKLHGEEVTPFLNSLVHDKEVTYFDNFFHQTEQGKTADAELLMDNSLYGLPQGSAFSVKGTNTYQAAPAILNQEQGYTSAVFHGDEKTFWNRDEIYKQFGVDHFFDSTYYNMENSVNYGLKDKPFFEESMPLLESLEEPYYAHLITLTNHYPFPLDPEDATIEKADTGDTTVDNYFQTARYLDEALEQFFKDLKESGMYENSVILLYGDHYGISTNHNRAMEQIMGKEMTEYQNAQMQRVPLMIKAPGLEGGVNHTYSGELDVLPTLEHLLGIDSSKYIQFGTDILSEEHDGTVGFRNGNFINADYTVLGDDYYDTETGEVIEDEAQIEEIKAEKDQLAKELSLNDKILYGDLLRFYDPEGWTPVDASNYDYNHRPESEEE; encoded by the coding sequence ATGAAGAAGCTTCTTGCTTCAAAGAAAGGATTCTTTGCGCTGGCCGTTATTTTCTTATGGGCCAAGACGTATTTTTCCTACCAAACAGTATTTAATTTAGATATAACGAACGCCATGCAGGAATTCTTGCTGGTACTCAACCCACTTAGTGCGAGTATTGTATTCTTAGGTCTTGCTTTCTTAGCGAAGGGCCAACGGATGGGGGTTTGGCTCCTTGTCATAGATTTCCTAATGAGTTTCTTGCTTTATGCCAACGTTCTGTACTACCGATTCTTCAATGACTTTGTTACGCTTCCAACTTTGAAGCAGACGGACAATTTAGGTTCTGGTATGGGCGGAAGTATCTTTGGCCTGATGGAAGGCTATGACTTTGTCTACTTCATAGACATTGTCTTGCTTATTGTGTTGTATGTTATCACAAGAAAGAACTGGAGCACCGAGCGTCTCGCATTCAGAAAGACTGCTATGGTAGTAATCTCCGGTGTCGCTTTATTCGCAGTCAATCTTGGACTAGCAGAGGCCGATCGTCCGCAGCTGCTGCAGCGAACGTTTGACCGTACGTATTTGGTGAAATATCTCGGGCCGTACAACTACACAATTTATGATGCTATACAGAACGCCAAGACTTCTACTCAGCGTGTTATGGCTAGCCCAAATGATATGAACGAAGTAAAAGAATATACGGATGCAAACTATGCTGAACCAAACCCAGAATACTTCGGGAAAGCAGAAGGCATGAATGTAATTAAGATTCATCTGGAAAGCTTCCAAAGCTTTTTGATTGATTACAAACTTCATGGTGAAGAAGTAACACCGTTCTTGAATTCTTTGGTGCATGATAAAGAAGTAACCTACTTTGATAACTTCTTCCATCAGACAGAACAAGGAAAAACAGCCGATGCAGAGCTATTAATGGATAACTCGCTTTACGGACTGCCGCAAGGGTCTGCCTTCTCGGTAAAAGGTACAAACACTTACCAAGCAGCACCTGCTATCTTAAATCAAGAACAAGGCTACACAAGTGCAGTTTTCCACGGTGACGAGAAAACATTCTGGAACCGTGATGAAATTTACAAACAATTTGGAGTCGATCACTTCTTTGATTCCACGTATTACAACATGGAAAACTCCGTGAACTATGGATTAAAAGATAAACCTTTCTTTGAAGAATCCATGCCATTGCTCGAATCGCTGGAAGAGCCGTATTATGCCCATCTCATCACGCTGACAAATCATTATCCGTTCCCGCTTGATCCGGAGGACGCAACGATTGAGAAAGCTGATACGGGTGATACAACGGTTGATAACTACTTCCAAACAGCACGCTATTTGGATGAAGCACTAGAACAGTTCTTCAAAGATCTGAAGGAATCTGGTATGTATGAGAATTCCGTTATCCTGCTTTATGGAGATCACTACGGTATTTCGACGAACCATAACAGAGCAATGGAACAGATTATGGGGAAAGAAATGACCGAATATCAAAATGCACAAATGCAGCGCGTACCGCTTATGATCAAGGCACCCGGTCTTGAAGGCGGCGTGAATCACACTTATTCTGGTGAACTTGATGTGCTGCCAACATTAGAACATTTGCTTGGCATTGACAGTTCAAAATATATCCAGTTCGGAACAGATATATTATCCGAAGAGCATGATGGTACTGTCGGTTTCCGTAACGGTAACTTTATCAACGCAGACTACACAGTGCTTGGCGATGATTACTACGACACCGAAACCGGTGAAGTGATTGAAGATGAAGCCCAGATTGAAGAGATAAAAGCTGAGAAAGACCAGCTTGCAAAAGAATTAAGTCTTAACGATAAAATCCTTTATGGCGACTTGCTTCGCTTCTACGATCCAGAAGGCTGGACACCAGTTGATGCGAGCAATTACGATTACAACCATCGACCAGAATCAGAAGAAGAATAA
- a CDS encoding alcohol dehydrogenase catalytic domain-containing protein — protein sequence MQAVTFQGKENIEVKSVEAPSIQKSTDMIVKITATGICGSDLHLYHGGITPEKDYIIGHEPMGIVEEVGSEVKNLQKGDRVVIPFNIGCGECYYCNHQMESQCDNSNANPHTDAGGLFGFADQFGDYPGGQAEYLRVPYADFTSFKVPESSELKDESVVFLSDVIPTAYWSVENSGLKNGDTVIILGAGPIGQMAQKFAWLKGAKRVIAVDSVAHRLDHAKKMNNVETYNFADNAEIGSLLHSETNGGADVVIDCVGMDGTVPEGVKFGSEHDNQFGTIQPIITASESVRKFGTVQLTGVYGTEANGFPIGDFFSRNVTLTMGQAPVIHLMPKLYQMVEEGVFDPTDIITHTMKISEAKEAYKIFDERADNNIKVLLKP from the coding sequence ATGCAAGCCGTCACATTTCAAGGCAAAGAAAATATTGAAGTCAAGTCAGTCGAAGCACCTTCCATTCAGAAATCAACGGATATGATAGTGAAAATTACAGCGACAGGTATTTGTGGATCAGATCTTCATTTGTATCATGGCGGTATTACACCTGAGAAGGATTATATTATTGGGCATGAGCCGATGGGAATAGTAGAAGAAGTAGGATCTGAAGTGAAAAACCTGCAAAAAGGTGACCGAGTTGTTATTCCATTCAACATAGGCTGCGGGGAATGTTACTATTGCAATCACCAAATGGAGAGTCAATGTGATAATTCGAATGCTAACCCGCATACTGATGCAGGAGGTCTATTTGGTTTTGCGGATCAATTCGGTGATTATCCGGGTGGACAAGCGGAATACTTGCGTGTACCTTATGCCGACTTTACCTCTTTTAAAGTACCGGAATCAAGTGAGCTGAAAGATGAAAGCGTTGTGTTTTTATCTGATGTTATCCCAACAGCCTACTGGAGTGTAGAAAACAGTGGTCTCAAGAACGGGGATACCGTTATTATTCTTGGAGCAGGACCTATCGGCCAAATGGCGCAGAAATTTGCCTGGCTGAAAGGTGCCAAGCGTGTGATAGCTGTAGATAGCGTAGCCCATCGGCTGGATCATGCTAAAAAAATGAATAATGTCGAAACATATAATTTTGCTGATAACGCAGAAATCGGCTCTTTGCTTCATAGTGAAACAAATGGAGGGGCAGATGTAGTAATTGATTGTGTTGGCATGGATGGTACCGTACCAGAGGGCGTGAAATTCGGTTCTGAACACGATAATCAATTTGGGACAATCCAGCCGATTATTACCGCAAGTGAATCAGTGCGCAAATTTGGTACCGTGCAGCTGACGGGTGTGTATGGAACAGAAGCGAATGGTTTTCCAATTGGCGATTTCTTTTCTCGCAATGTGACATTGACTATGGGGCAAGCTCCCGTCATTCACTTGATGCCTAAGTTGTATCAAATGGTAGAAGAGGGTGTCTTCGATCCGACAGATATAATTACCCACACGATGAAAATTAGCGAAGCAAAAGAAGCTTATAAGATTTTCGATGAAAGAGCAGATAATAATATAAAAGTATTATTAAAGCCATAA
- a CDS encoding YfhH family protein: MQLRYSDLTIEQLKDEMKQLKIQQQKAEQMGNFSEYQILERKRQMAKAYTLNPHDFKAGATYEIKGDRSHVFTIDYMNGVFAWGYRRQGSEAGQELEALPISVLGKVTM; the protein is encoded by the coding sequence ATGCAATTACGCTATAGTGATTTGACAATAGAGCAATTAAAAGATGAAATGAAACAGCTGAAGATTCAGCAGCAAAAGGCTGAGCAAATGGGCAATTTCAGTGAATATCAGATTTTGGAGCGCAAGCGTCAGATGGCAAAAGCTTACACATTGAATCCGCATGACTTTAAAGCTGGTGCTACGTATGAAATCAAAGGCGATCGCTCACATGTCTTTACTATTGATTATATGAATGGTGTCTTTGCTTGGGGTTATCGCAGACAAGGCAGTGAAGCAGGTCAAGAGCTGGAAGCCCTGCCAATAAGTGTGTTAGGCAAGGTAACGATGTAA
- a CDS encoding YkvA family protein, which produces MKWNLTQLLEKRHAYTPKAKALLQDKEKSKELLANVSTKASDNKGKLAEIWSDLQLMVNMLRDWRKGTYKQLPKKSLLMIAATFLYFLSPIDFVPDFIPGGLLDDVALIGFTFKQIQSDVAAYKEWKNQQPIETTTSDIS; this is translated from the coding sequence ATGAAATGGAACTTAACACAGCTCCTGGAAAAAAGGCATGCTTATACACCAAAAGCAAAAGCATTGCTGCAGGATAAGGAAAAATCAAAGGAGCTCCTTGCGAACGTTTCAACAAAAGCAAGCGACAATAAAGGTAAGTTAGCAGAGATTTGGTCGGATTTGCAGCTTATGGTAAACATGCTCCGCGACTGGCGCAAAGGCACTTATAAACAGCTGCCGAAGAAGTCCTTGCTCATGATTGCGGCGACATTTCTCTATTTTCTAAGCCCAATTGATTTTGTACCAGATTTCATACCAGGTGGCTTGCTTGATGATGTCGCATTGATTGGTTTTACTTTCAAACAAATTCAATCAGATGTTGCAGCCTATAAAGAATGGAAAAATCAACAGCCAATTGAAACCACAACATCAGATATTTCGTAA
- a CDS encoding AEC family transporter, with amino-acid sequence MNALIRIVLLVLNPIILISAFWSADLTNVRLIYLPVFGIATIFLGAGFAFAFAKWKRLPNDQIGSMFVSGAFLNLGSFGMLFCVLFIGEEAVAYAAMFRLLEEFTYYTIIYPIAKSYGSSEENVSGSRLMRILKDPFIMITFFSIIIGAILNLSPVDRFGWLGASNSALVALASILLLVPIGFSMRIVSVKKYWKLSVWLIPLKFLAVPLIITGTAYLIGLGSLYDGILLQVLLIMSAMPPAVASLVPPRLYNLDMELANSNWIVATSSLIFVLPLLFVIVHWMA; translated from the coding sequence ATGAATGCACTTATCCGGATTGTGCTGCTTGTTCTCAATCCAATTATCTTAATCAGTGCTTTCTGGTCAGCTGACTTAACGAATGTCCGGCTCATTTACTTGCCGGTATTCGGTATCGCAACAATATTCCTTGGTGCGGGCTTCGCATTTGCATTTGCAAAGTGGAAGCGTCTGCCAAATGATCAGATTGGTTCTATGTTTGTATCCGGCGCTTTTTTGAACCTAGGAAGCTTTGGCATGCTGTTTTGTGTGCTATTCATCGGGGAAGAAGCAGTTGCATACGCAGCCATGTTCCGTCTTCTTGAGGAATTCACGTACTATACAATTATCTATCCAATTGCGAAGTCTTATGGATCAAGTGAAGAGAATGTTTCAGGATCCCGTCTTATGCGTATTCTGAAAGATCCTTTTATTATGATTACCTTCTTCTCTATCATCATTGGCGCCATATTAAATCTATCTCCTGTTGATCGGTTTGGCTGGCTTGGTGCGAGCAACTCCGCATTGGTTGCATTGGCATCAATTTTGCTTCTTGTACCAATTGGCTTTAGCATGCGCATTGTATCTGTGAAAAAATACTGGAAACTCAGCGTCTGGCTTATCCCGTTAAAATTCTTGGCTGTGCCGCTTATTATTACTGGCACTGCATATCTTATCGGCCTTGGCAGCCTATATGACGGGATTCTTTTACAAGTTCTGCTTATCATGTCCGCCATGCCGCCCGCAGTCGCTTCCCTCGTACCTCCGCGACTGTATAACCTCGATATGGAATTGGCGAACTCAAATTGGATTGTAGCAACTTCCTCCCTTATTTTTGTACTGCCACTTCTCTTTGTCATCGTTCATTGGATGGCGTAG
- a CDS encoding TIGR01777 family oxidoreductase, which yields MNIVISGGTGFVGKQLAETLMEQGHHVYILTRSPEEKLDTKQVTYIGWLKKGYDPLSQLPEVHAVVNLAGTSLFGKWTEEKKKSIRSSRLEATETLVDMIGKMPTKPKVLVSGSAVGFYGTSEQDSYTEETNKRGEDFLADVTYEWEQAALQANAFGVRTVLARFGIVLGDKGALPLMQLPFRYFAGGKIGSGEQWLSWIHVQDAAGIIAYAIEQESINGALNVTAPHPRRNKDFSKALANTLHRPYWTTAPAPIIQKALGEMSTLILEGQCVYPKKAMESGYTFQYPNLSEALEHAL from the coding sequence ATGAACATTGTAATTAGCGGCGGTACTGGATTCGTTGGGAAACAGCTAGCTGAGACTTTAATGGAACAAGGCCATCATGTATACATTCTGACAAGATCTCCAGAAGAAAAGCTGGATACAAAACAAGTTACCTACATTGGCTGGCTGAAGAAAGGTTATGACCCTCTCTCCCAGTTGCCGGAAGTCCACGCTGTAGTAAATTTAGCTGGGACTAGTTTGTTCGGTAAATGGACGGAAGAGAAAAAGAAAAGCATTCGCAGCAGTCGACTGGAAGCAACCGAAACACTTGTTGATATGATTGGGAAAATGCCAACGAAACCAAAAGTCTTGGTCAGTGGTTCTGCTGTTGGATTTTATGGTACGAGTGAACAGGATTCTTACACAGAAGAAACGAATAAACGTGGAGAGGACTTTTTAGCAGATGTAACTTACGAATGGGAACAAGCAGCTCTCCAAGCAAACGCTTTTGGTGTCCGAACTGTTCTGGCTCGCTTTGGCATTGTCCTTGGTGATAAAGGAGCACTTCCGCTGATGCAGCTGCCTTTCCGTTACTTCGCAGGCGGTAAGATTGGCAGCGGCGAACAGTGGCTGTCTTGGATTCATGTACAAGATGCGGCAGGAATAATCGCTTATGCAATCGAACAAGAATCCATCAATGGAGCTCTAAACGTGACTGCTCCGCACCCGCGCCGAAATAAAGATTTCAGTAAGGCGCTTGCGAATACACTGCACCGTCCTTATTGGACAACTGCTCCAGCACCAATTATTCAAAAAGCATTAGGAGAAATGAGCACATTAATTTTAGAAGGCCAATGTGTGTATCCGAAAAAAGCCATGGAGAGCGGCTACACTTTCCAGTATCCTAACTTATCTGAAGCATTGGAACATGCGTTGTAA